One window from the genome of Salvia miltiorrhiza cultivar Shanhuang (shh) chromosome 7, IMPLAD_Smil_shh, whole genome shotgun sequence encodes:
- the LOC130995964 gene encoding lignin-forming anionic peroxidase-like — MKSFFNLMHTISILLLLNGIACEAKLSTKFYDGRCRDAAAIIRKSIEKAVSRERRMAASLIRLHFHDCFVQGCDASILLDETDTIQSEKAAVPNANSVRGYNIIEAAKRDVERACPGVVSCADILTLAARDASVAVGGPWWNVRLGRRDSTTANRSQAETDLPSPFVHLNTLISAFAIKGLNARDMVALSGAHTIGQAQCFLFRDRIYSNGSDVDAGFATTRRRRCPRNGGDGNLAALDLATPDWLDNNFFNNLIERKGLLQSDQVLFSGSTAAIVSEYSKKPRVFAADFGRAMKKMGEIQILLGQNGIIRRRCSAIN, encoded by the exons ATGAAGAGCTTCTTCAACCTCATGCACACTATATCTATCCTGCTCTTGCTCAACGGCATTGCATGCGAAGCAAAACTATCGACGAAGTTCTACGACGGCAGATGCAGGGACGCCGCCGCCATAATCCGCAAGAGCATCGAGAAAGCGGTCTCCCGCGAGCGGCGCATGGCGGCGTCCCTCATCCGCCTCCACTTCCACGACTGCTTCGTGCAGGGCTGCGACGCCTCAATCCTGCTGGACGAGACCGATACTATTCAGAGCGAGAAGGCAGCTGTCCCTAACGCTAACTCCGTTAGAGGATACAACATCATCGAGGCGGCCAAGCGCGATGTCGAGCGCGCCTGCCCCGGCGTCGTCTCCTGTGCCGACATACTCACCTTAGCCGCACGCGACGCCTCCGTCGCC GTTGGTGGGCCATGGTGGAATGTGAGGCTGGGAAGAAGGGACTCCACCACGGCCAACCGTTCACAAGCAGAGACCGATCTTCCAAGCCCTTTTGTTCATCTCAACACTCTCATTTCTGCTTTCGCCATTAAAGGTCTTAATGCCAGAGACATGGTAGCACTATCCG GAGCGCACACGATAGGGCAAGCCCAATGTTTCTTATTCCGAGACAGAATATATAGCAACGGGTCAGACGTAGATGCTGGATTTGCTACTACAAGAAGGCGGCGCTGCCCCCGAAACGGCGGAGACGGCAACTTGGCGGCGTTGGATTTGGCGACGCCAGATTGGTTAGACAACAACTTCTTCAACAACTTGATTGAGAGGAAAGGGCTTCTGCAGTCGGACCAAGTCCTCTTCAGTGGGTCCACAGCTGCCATAGTGTCGGAATATAGCAAGAAACCGCGAGTGTTTGCAGCTGATTTTGGGAGAGCAATGAAGAAGATGGGAGAGATTCAGATCCTCCTCGGACAAAATGGAATCATAAGGAGGAGGTGCAGCGCCATCAACTAA